A genome region from Arachis duranensis cultivar V14167 chromosome 6, aradu.V14167.gnm2.J7QH, whole genome shotgun sequence includes the following:
- the LOC107494668 gene encoding uncharacterized protein LOC107494668, translating into MDDRVVLKIYYYGHILLQTYEGVQFVCENPLDVVILFTLSFEDLKGVICEKIDSQRCRRVSCILYRYPLPVFGGFVQFQTKYMMDEASMHEMFSVYMENRHRMSCIELYIEFEQSEADRNIELEDYNSESEDEFESNYEIVGPGEDEDEAGDAMNTDVAEVANALANPHPFQEPSFMRSLDLEAMHAPEFSQYMNAAPPAVADGEFTVGIEFSSREAVIKAMKDYTIRRGVDYRVYESEPTTFYAKCTEYGNGCDWLIRVTKMQKKYCWEIRRYSGSHTSTRSTISQDHSKLDSKIVAKAIKPLVEVDPSIKVKSVIAEVRSKFNYTISYRKTWLAKQQAVESIFGGWEASYEALPIWFEAMCHKEPSAVVYFETMPAYQGDDLVPDIRVLHRVFWSYYPCIRAFRHCKPVVQVDGTHLYEKYKGYLLVAVSQDGNNNIVPIAFAIVEGETSDAWYFFLSNLRQHVVTRDGVELISDRHDSIRSAIERSNGAWSPPRACHMFCIRYIESNFLRKFKAPYL; encoded by the exons ATGGATGATAGAGTTGTATTGAAGATTTATTATTACGGACATATCTTATTGCAAACATATGAGGGAGTTCAATTTGTGTGTGAAAATCCATTAGATGTTGTTATTCTGTTCACATTATcatttgaagatttgaaaggtgtgatttgtgagaagatagaTTCTCAAAGATGTAGGAGAGTATCGTGTATTTTGTACAGGTATCCTTTACCTGTGTTTGGTGGATTTGTTCAATTTCAGACCAAGTACATGATGGACGAAGCGAGTATGCATGAAATGTTTTCAGTGTACATGGAAAATCGCCACCGAATGTCATGCATCGAGTTATATATTGAGTTTGAGCAATCTGAAGCGGACCGTAACATTGAATTGGAAGATTATAATAGTGAAAGCgaagatgaatttgaaagtAACTATGAGATCGTCGGTCCAGGTGAAGACGAAGATGAAGCTGGCGACGCCATGAACACAGATGTGGCGGAAGTTGCAAATGCACTAGCAAACCCGCATCCGTTTCAGGAGCCTTCTTTCATGCGGTCGTTGGATTTGGAGGCTATGCACGCACCGGAGTTTTCGCAGTATATGAATGCAG CGCCTCCTGCTGTGGCCGATGGTGAGTTCACAGTGGGGATAGAATTCAGTTCAAGGGAGGCAGTAATCAAGGCAATGAAAGATTATACCATCCGGAGAGGTGTGGACTATCGGGTATATGAGTCGGAACCGACAACATTCTATGCCAAATGTACAGAATATGGGAATGGTTGTGACTGGTTGATCAGGGTTACCAAAATGCAGAAGAAGTACTGTTGGGAGATAAGGAGGTACAGTGGAAGTCACACTTCTACCAGGTCTACTATTTCTCAAGACCATTCGAAGCTGGATTCCAAGATAGTTGCAAAAGCAATTAAGCCGTTGGTAGAGGTTGACCCGTCTATAAAGGTGAAATCAGTAATTGCTGAAGTCCGGTCAAAGTTTAACTACACCATCAGTTATCGCAAGACTTGGTTAGCGAAGCAGCAGGCGGTGGAATCAATTTTCGGAGGTTGGGAAGCATCATATGAAGCTTTGCCCATATGGTTTGAGGCCATGTGTCATAAGGAGCCATCAGCAGTGGTTTACTTTGAAACAATGCCTGCTTACCAGGGGGATGATTTGGTTCCTGATATACGTGTACTGCATAGAGTCTTCTGGAGTTATTACCCTTGTATAAGGGCCTTCAGACACTGCAAGCCAGTGGTGCAGGTGGACGGGACtcatttgtatgaaaaatacaAGGGTTATTTATTGGTTGCAGTCTCACAAGATGGTAATAACAACATCGTGCCTATTGCATTCGCcatagtggagggagagactTCTGATGCATGGTACTTTTTCCTAAGTAACTTGCGTCAACATGTGGTGACACGTGATGGTGTGGAACTTATCTCTGACCGACACGATTCTATTAGGTCAGCTATCGAGAGAAGTAATGGGGCTTGGTCTCCTCCTAGAGCGTGCCATATGTTTTGTATCCGGTATATTGAGTCCAACTTCTTGAGGAAGTTCAAGGCACCTTACTTGTAG